Proteins encoded together in one Nostoc sp. PCC 7524 window:
- a CDS encoding DUF6262 family protein — protein sequence MSNDAKIAALKSAAEQKKQQAAENLEKAIRKLTQENKSITFANVAKEAGLSVSYLYKYPEIKERIDSLRKQQLKAGKPNQPQKASDDSKAVIIYQLRERIKKLEAEVEGLRRVNEGLAGRVYHLQGAEELAERLKSENTQLKSENSELKQQLEEFRISQANLPVTLPENSKVTSLDKKRAGRSDISDHVKQQLDLIGIKLNPTLTKTIKSAEEDTVLNAIKAFKEAMASSNIEKPGAWLKKAIEEGWIKNEEIGQQSELDVFKEWYALAYKKKLILASQNTKDGIIVYTQDEQWISFQEMLVKYPLSTL from the coding sequence ATGAGCAATGATGCTAAGATAGCTGCCCTGAAGTCTGCTGCGGAGCAGAAGAAACAACAGGCAGCAGAGAATTTAGAAAAAGCGATTCGTAAACTAACTCAAGAGAATAAGTCTATTACCTTTGCTAATGTTGCAAAGGAAGCGGGACTTTCAGTTAGCTATCTTTATAAATACCCAGAGATTAAAGAGCGCATTGATAGTTTAAGAAAGCAACAACTCAAAGCGGGTAAACCAAATCAACCACAAAAAGCATCGGATGATTCAAAAGCTGTTATTATTTATCAGCTTAGAGAAAGAATTAAGAAACTAGAAGCTGAAGTAGAGGGACTTCGTAGAGTTAATGAAGGTTTAGCGGGTAGAGTTTATCATCTACAAGGTGCTGAGGAGTTAGCAGAAAGACTCAAAAGTGAAAATACACAACTAAAATCTGAAAATTCAGAGTTGAAGCAACAATTAGAAGAATTTCGTATTTCTCAAGCAAATTTACCTGTTACTTTACCTGAAAATTCAAAGGTTACTTCATTAGATAAGAAAAGGGCTGGACGTTCTGATATCAGTGATCATGTTAAACAGCAACTTGACTTAATTGGAATTAAACTGAATCCAACCTTAACTAAAACAATTAAGTCAGCAGAGGAAGATACTGTTTTAAATGCAATAAAAGCTTTTAAAGAAGCAATGGCTAGTAGCAATATTGAAAAACCAGGTGCATGGCTTAAAAAAGCTATAGAAGAGGGTTGGATCAAGAATGAAGAAATTGGACAACAATCTGAATTGGATGTTTTTAAGGAATGGTACGCATTAGCCTACAAGAAGAAATTAATTCTTGCCAGCCAAAACACCAAAGACGGTATCATTGTTTACACACAGGACGAGCAGTGGATATCTTTCCAAGAGATGTTGGTAAAATATCCACTGTCAACGTTGTAG
- the tnpA gene encoding IS200/IS605 family transposase, giving the protein MKNDFVSKGRSVSDLKAHLVLTTKYRRKAFNSAMLERLHNIFEELLIKWDCKLVEFNGEDNHIHLLFQYHPDLELSKLVNNLKSISSRKLRQEFSEHLKTFYSKDVFWNGSYFIASCGGVTVSTLKKYIENQQQPED; this is encoded by the coding sequence ATGAAAAATGACTTTGTTTCCAAGGGGAGGTCTGTTAGCGACCTGAAAGCCCACCTTGTTTTAACAACAAAATACAGGCGCAAAGCATTTAACTCAGCAATGCTAGAACGCCTGCATAATATCTTTGAGGAGTTATTGATAAAGTGGGATTGCAAACTTGTTGAGTTCAACGGTGAAGACAATCATATACATCTTCTATTTCAATATCACCCTGACTTAGAACTCAGCAAATTAGTCAATAATTTAAAATCCATTTCCTCTAGAAAATTGCGGCAAGAATTTTCTGAGCATTTAAAAACTTTTTACAGTAAAGATGTCTTTTGGAATGGTTCTTATTTCATTGCCAGTTGCGGTGGTGTCACCGTTTCAACTTTGAAAAAATACATTGAAAATCAGCAACAACCAGAGGATTGA